Proteins co-encoded in one Arthrobacter globiformis genomic window:
- a CDS encoding MFS transporter, which translates to MGHVQPPTPAAETVVLERADSLPAKTPRKAALASFLGSTLEYYDFFIYGTAAALVFPKIFFPGGDPVVALLGAMATFGVGYLARPLGGLIMSHFGDKIGRKQALMITLVIMGVASIGIGFLPTYDQMGYWATALLLAGRLAQGFSAGAEAAGASTLTMEHSPEGRRGFFTSFVMTGYASGMVLSTVVFIPLAALPEEQLLGWGWRVPFWLSAVVLLVAYWIRTRLEEPPVFEETVEAKKPKGMPAAEVLKTQWRDVLRVGLVMLFSVMQTTFTVYALAYATGKGIGLDRTLMLTVNALTIGLSMFTIPLAGIISDRIGRKKVLLVGSLGCAVTSFGYFWAISEHNIALIFVFGFLNMSVFYSCWNGVWTVFFPEMFPAPVRYSGMAIGSQVGLILTGFAPAIATVLAQPGPGGWIPVAVFTVACLAVSAIAIATARETHKTPLEELGLPRQRRISA; encoded by the coding sequence GAGACCGTCGTCCTGGAACGCGCGGACAGCCTCCCGGCGAAGACCCCGCGGAAGGCCGCGCTGGCTTCCTTCCTTGGATCCACGCTGGAGTACTACGACTTCTTCATCTACGGCACGGCAGCAGCGCTCGTGTTTCCGAAGATCTTCTTCCCCGGCGGAGATCCGGTGGTTGCCCTGCTCGGGGCGATGGCCACGTTCGGCGTCGGCTACCTGGCACGGCCGCTGGGCGGCCTCATCATGAGCCACTTCGGCGACAAGATCGGCCGCAAGCAGGCGTTGATGATCACGCTGGTGATCATGGGCGTAGCCTCCATCGGCATCGGGTTCCTGCCTACCTATGACCAGATGGGCTACTGGGCCACGGCACTCCTGCTGGCGGGCCGGCTGGCACAGGGATTCTCCGCCGGTGCCGAGGCCGCCGGCGCCTCAACCCTGACCATGGAACACTCCCCGGAAGGACGCCGCGGCTTCTTCACCAGCTTCGTGATGACCGGCTACGCGTCCGGCATGGTGCTCTCCACGGTGGTGTTCATCCCGCTCGCAGCCCTCCCGGAGGAGCAGCTGCTGGGCTGGGGCTGGCGCGTCCCGTTCTGGCTGTCCGCCGTGGTGCTCCTGGTCGCCTACTGGATCCGCACCCGGCTCGAGGAGCCGCCCGTGTTCGAAGAGACCGTGGAAGCGAAGAAGCCCAAGGGCATGCCGGCGGCCGAGGTGCTGAAAACCCAGTGGCGCGACGTCCTGCGCGTGGGCCTGGTGATGCTGTTCTCCGTCATGCAGACCACCTTCACCGTGTACGCGCTGGCCTACGCCACCGGCAAGGGCATCGGCCTGGACCGGACCCTCATGCTCACCGTCAATGCACTCACCATCGGCCTGTCCATGTTCACCATCCCGCTGGCCGGCATCATCTCGGACCGGATCGGCCGCAAGAAGGTGCTCCTGGTGGGCTCCCTCGGCTGCGCCGTCACCTCGTTCGGCTACTTCTGGGCCATCAGCGAGCACAACATCGCCCTGATCTTCGTCTTCGGGTTCCTGAACATGTCCGTCTTCTACTCCTGCTGGAACGGCGTCTGGACGGTCTTCTTCCCTGAGATGTTCCCGGCGCCGGTCCGATACTCCGGGATGGCCATCGGCAGCCAGGTGGGCCTTATCCTCACCGGCTTCGCCCCTGCCATCGCCACCGTCCTGGCCCAGCCGGGCCCCGGCGGCTGGATCCCGGTGGCGGTCTTCACCGTGGCCTGCCTGGCAGTCTCCGCGATCGCCATCGCCACGGCCCGCGAAACGCACAAGACTCCCCTCGAGGAACTTGGCCTGCCGCGCCAGCGCCGGATTTCCGCCTGA